The DNA segment ATCTCTTTGGTCTTAAATTTCCAGGTGTCTCTGAACTCCACGGCGGAGTCTGCGAGCATGTCCATTCGGGTGACGCAGGTGTCGTCTTTGCCATGGCGTCCGCGAGTTCTGCTGCGCTGGATTCTACAGTGGCACGCCACCATCTCCTCCCTCACACACACTGTACATGCCAACCACATTTATCTTCGCCTGGGAGAGGGTGAGAGATGCACAAATACACCAGTAAAGAAAGAGATGTAATTGGATGAAAGCCAATCGTATTGGCTTAACGTATGCTAATTTCTGTTTGTTGACTGGCTTGTGCTTTATTTTGGACCACAGATCCCAACATGCCGAACGAGTGTCTTCTGCAGTCTCTTTTCTTGTCTCAGAATTACCTGGCCTCAGAGATACAGGAACAGGAAGTGCATGGCTGCATGCCGTCCAGTGATCACGCCGATGCAGAGGTGCATGTCATCAGACTGTGGTCGTCAGTGTCAGGTCTGTGCGGGTGAGTTCACTTCCCAAACCGTTCCGAATTGAGACATATAATGAACTTGATTGCTTCAGGGTTCCCACGGTGTTGGAAAACCTTGAAATAGCGATTGATCAAAGATTGATTCTTTCCAGGCCTGcaaaagtcatacaaatgtataaaatcttAAACCgtggaaatttctatagtgaatcaGAGTTCCTGCAGGTCtgaaaaaagtcttaaaaagccTTAAATTGGAGCAAGAAGTCTTAAATTCATAAATGTTGCATGAGGGTTTCTTGGTCATTTTAAAGTGAAGAGTAATTTCTGAACACCACATTTGCTGTTATTGGGACAATCTCTATAGTGCCACCACCACTTTTCTTTTGCACTTATCTTTTGGGCCATTTGTCTATGTGTGCTACAAACTCATCCCATTACAGTGGCGGCCATCTTGGATTgtgacattttataatttattcgTAACTGTTCCATCAAACTTTGTGGCTCAAAATGATCTCCAGACTGATCCGCACAGAATGGATGATACCAAATTTTGATTTCTGACTTTGTGGAAAAGTTACGTTAAACACAAATGTAACAAGGTCGACATAAAACAGGAAGTGAGGCTACAACTTGCTAATGGTTTGAAGTTTTAAAACgaaacttggtatgcttcatcaggaccatgatctgagggtACATGCAAAGTGTGGtgatagcgccacctatgggtcaagaaaATTGCTATTTTTGTCCGTAACTTTTGAACCTTATGTCCTAAAATCATGAATGTGGTGTCTATGGAGTCATTGGGTCATGAGGATTTCAAGGATACCCATATAACTTTATATgttttcccatatcagccatactgCCTCTCTGGCACATTGATGTTTATCAAAAAGTGAAATATCTTTTGAATGCATTGTCAGATTTATAAGAAATTTGGTATGCATCATTGACATCATGTCCTGAACGTACCTGAGCggtttggagacagcgccacctacagttcaaaAGATAATCCACACTTGTGTGCTGACTCCAACCTTGAGATGTCCTTTTGCTGTTTTTGAATCATGTCAACTAAGTGGCAAAGTCATCTAGGACAAAGGATTACAATAACAGAATCATAGGGAGGGGTTTTTAACAGAAGACAAAAATCATAAATGCTCCTTTTATGAGCATTTCTTGTTATTACATGTTTGGTGGTGATAACTTATTAGATATTGTGTCGTAGAGCGAATATAACTGATTCAGTGGGttatttccacattctgatggtgaGGGGCTAATCATGCAACTATTTgtcaattaaattaaaagtaatGGAGATCTGGTAAGTtgctttttaaactttgaagtgttactactgtatacagtatatatgactgTTCTTGTGCTCCCTTGGCATTTACATTTAGAGAACAATACGATGACATTGCGTTCCCTTAAATGTATTCCTTAAATTTACTTTAGTTGGTCCTAAAAATGTCTttaataaaaagtcttaaatttaattCATAAAGCCTGTAGAAACCCTGGGAATATAATTCGCTCTGTTCTTATCTATTGTTTCACTTAAATATTGCTCTTGGTAAGAGCTAGTATGTTGAGTAGAAGTTCTTTGTAAGAGATATTGTGATGATTTGCGAATAAATCCTTCTTTTGAGTCGGTCATTTCCAGTTAATTGCTTTAtaaagtgagtggtggtggcgtagtggttaaagcacagggctgttaatcagaaggtcacgggttctaaccccatggccaccaccattgtgtccttgagtaaggcacttaactccaggttgctccggaggatatacagattgtccctgtaataattgcactgtaagtcgctttggataaaagcgtctgccaaatgcataaatgtaaatgtagctcgGTCTGAATAATTCATTAGTTCATTAGTAAACAGGTCTGAATCCAATCAGAAATCAGACATGACTAAAACAAAGGTGAAAATGTATGGGTAAAAAAGGATAAAACCCTGTAGAGTGTACAATAGAGTTTCACcagcagtgctgggtagattacttctatcaggaagactcacaaaCTTGAGTGAAATTAGATGacctttattttatgaatataaaacagaaaagtaatgtctctctttggcgtaagccccgtctggcggtccgagggagttgtactcggaaccgtcatatcctgccggagatagcaTCTTCTGCTTGAAGAATTGATTGATTCTGTGTTGATATAtaaatgtgggtgggattatgtTAATGAGCACTtagttgtgatgtcataatcatGTAGACAAAccctgtctgtttctctctcagcTCGCTGCAGGTGGAGGTGTCTGTCTCTCTTCTGCCTCCTCTGGTTGATTCAGGATATCACAGTATCGTTCTGATTCTCAGCAGTGCTGTCTCAGTGAACTGGGCTTTAGTAGCTccagaggtcagaggtcacatCAGGGTATATGTAAGGCAGCTTGTTTAATTCACTAACTGTAACCTTTATGCTTTCCAATCGCCTCATTGATGCTTTATTAACAGGTTTGTTTCTCTCACAGTCGTCCAACAGTGTGAGTCTGCCGAACTCTCGATCCCCTGACCTCTCCATGACCAGTACCATGACCTCTGACCTTCTCAGCACACCTGACCTCCTAGAATGGGCCGATCAGAATGGCTTCCCCAAAGTGACCTCATATACAGAGGCTGATCTCGCCAATCGCTTCGTAATCCAGTTAAAGGCAGTGGGAACAGGTGAGTTTCGCTCCAAAAGCGTTCTTCTTTAATTTAAGACATTAAAATTAtctgaattttatatatatatatatatatatatatatatatatatatatatatatatatatatatatatatatatatatatatatatatatattattatttattaaaaatatttataataataatttctctGTATATATTGATATGCGCTTAATTGCaaataattaatcagcacatcatgttgttaatttgattaaaacatttaaccGATTGACAGCCCTTGCAAAATCATATGGGATgttcatgtaaatgaagtggtgcaaagtcTAATGTGATATGTTTACACAAACGATTCCACCAACCCACTTACGACTAGATTTATAGTTACACTACGCTTAAGGCTTAGCggtcttaaaatagggcccgCAGTGTCAAAAGAACTGCAACTTTTATTAACAcgtctcaaaacacctgcaattGTTGTGCTGTATCTCGCTTTTTTAGACGCTAGAATGCATCAAGTCTAAATGGccctttgtgtattttgtgtttagaAAGTAACAGCTGCATATGTAGGCctgtgaggcagctcactagagtcTCTGTTGTCCTTCAGAGCGCCGGTCGCAGTGGACGAGTCAGGAAGATTTAACAGCAGACCGAGGCAGAGATGCGCTCACCTGTCGCTGTGACGACGGAGCCCTTACTGTTACCGTGGATGCACAGATGCTGCAGGTGACCAACATACACACGTAAACATGTAAACATCTAGCTACACTGTAACAAATCCCTTTtttaagctaaagtgtgtaaaGTGAAAACACTtgcaataaatacaattaaaaacagtTTACTGGGGGTCGGGGTATCTGAGCAAGTATTGACGTTGaccatcacacctggagtcgtgagtttgaatccagggcgtgctgagtgactccagccaggtctcctaagcaaccaaattggcccggttgctagggagggtagagtcacatggggtaacctccttgtggtcgctataatgtggttctcgctctcggtggggcatgtggtgagttgtgcgtggatgctgcggagaatagcgtgaagccttcacaagcgctacgtctccacggtaacgcgctcaacaagtcacgtgataagatgcgcggattgacggtctcagactcggaggcaactgagattcgtcctccgccacccggattgtgcCACccggtcactacgccaccacgaggacttggagcgcattggggattgggcgttacaaattggggagaaaaaaagacagTTTACTTGACTAGAACGAGCATTTTCTCTGCAGTTTCTTTAAAATATCACATTATTTTATACACGCATACAGACTCTGTTTTTAGCGGTGGTGGCAGTGACTCTGCGTGACCGCGGCTGTCAGGCGGCATTTAATGGGAGCCACTTCCTGTTGGTTTTCCCAGTGATTTCCTGTGGGACGGAGGGAGATATGGATGGAGTAAACAGAAGAGTGCATTACACAAACACAGTGAGAGATTATATGAATGTTTTCTATTGCTGTTTTTCAATACAAATGTACAGTTTTATGATTTGATCATTCAGTAATTGTGCATTGGAATAATTATAATTTACCTACACGACCATGTGACCGGGGTCacactgtctctgtgtgtgtgtgtgtgtgtgtgtgtggatgagatGACATGTTTATCCGGCCACTCATACACTGAACACAGATGACCCGGGTCACACTGTTCTGAAACTAGTGGATCAAATTATTGACAGTTTTCCAGTAGATGCTTTGGAAGAACAGACCTGTAATGTGTAACCAAAATTGAATTCAATATTTTAAGGTGTTTCTATGGAGACAGAAGCCTTCAGAGGGTTCGAACAATGGCACAGACTGGGATGTGATGTATGACTCTCCACTGAGCGTTCATGTGAGTGTGACTGAACTCCAGTGAGCGGCCTCGCTGTCTACATAGGGATACTGACATAGGCAGCATCATAATTGAAATAGGACCTCATAAGTGCCTGTTCATTAGGCAGCAACTCCGTTAACGGTCACTTACATCCACCACTCACAGttgattcttcagtgtttgacagtttttgctgttatttataAGGACAAGGCAGTATGACCCAAACCGTATATTATATATTCGTAGGGGAGACCAGGGATACTGTAGTTGTTACACttaattaaaatcatttttaaaattagAATTATTGTTATGAATTCTATCCTCCAATTATTATTAGCAGGCAACCACTGAAGATTttcaaccagggctggactggtaatctggcatactggcatTTTCctagtgggccgacgcactttggggccgatcaggggcggactggccatcgtgagaactgagcgggccggtgggtcggccacgaaattgGCCGAATGGGCCGAAATAATCTAAAATAAgccgctgcattatgcagaacggaccactaAACGGCGCCACCCCCAACTCAACAACTGAACTGTGGaagtggtggtgacgtagtggggtaaagcacataactggtaatcagaaggttgctggtttgatccccacagtcaccaccattgtgtccttgagtaaggcacttaactccaggttgctctgggggattgtccctgtaataattgctctgtataatacattggtactcaggaggttgctggttcgatccccacagtcaccaccattgtgtccttgagtaagacacttaactccaggttgctccggggggattgtccctgtaataagtgctctgtaagtcgctttggataaaagcgtctgccaaatgcctaaatgtaaaccgatttctcttcccagtccagtcctgtttgaagcatttttaattttctgaaaaacttACTTTTTCGAACACCTAGGCCATTGGTCTGATTTGCACTAAATTTAGCATGTATCATCTAGAGACACTAATGAAACAAATTCATGGAGTTCATGATGATAGACCAAACCGCTCTCGTTCACTGCATCAATGAATATGATGGCGAGCACGTCAAAATGGACGTGAGGCTGTATCTTCGCAACGCTTTGGCATATCAGCCATAATTCCTGTCCACCATTTTCCTAGGCCGTAAGTCCGATATGCACTAAATTTGTCATGTATCATCTAGGGACACTCACGACAAATATTTAGGAAAAGATTTTTGATAGCCAAAACGGTTCTCGAATAGCGCACCAACAAACATGATGGCAAATTGCAAAAAAGCatctgaggctgtatctctgcaacgcTTTGCTGTATTTTCATGAAAGGTTGTGTGTGTCATAATGACCATATGACCTTGCCATGTAGAATTAGTGACTGCACCACCTATTGgtcaaaatgtataattaattgtaTTCTTATTTGAGCAATTCTACctattattttatgctgcttttttacAGTCATAATCACTGATGTCCAGTGACACTTCCGTACATGCCGTTGGtgtcaaaagttataacattgcaaatataattgatcatagtgtccaaaaacatctccaaacaaatacaaGATAATAAtcgtacataagaactaattacacatgcaaacacaacaatgactaaaggtttgcagagcatgcagacatgattttagtcatgagatttcacagaatgagtttcattctgtgtcatttcagtcatcattgagtctgtgtcatttatTTGGCGCCAACATTGTGCTTCAtctggattatctaatgatctttgCATCCTATGACGTtatgtgtgggctcgtttgaaagagcCCACACATCAtttcctctaagtaatggtatgtgatattctATTTTCCATTTATTTGTCGTGAAGTTATAAACGATCATATAGCATCATATAAataacaccaacataattgtcaaaaacatatatttagcTATTATTCGCTATATATTTATCAGTGAGTAAAACAAGTTGTTTGGTTGTATTcaactctttgagagctttccaacaacatatgacacatgactatttcatcagattgatgtttttactgattgcaataatatgtgcagtgcaaatgtttttaataaattatcaaaacgatatgcttctgatttgtctgcagatttcaaagcacttgtatagttttggtcataatgcttgCATGCATTGGGAAGTACATCttctaaatttttattttagaagatcctattttgtgttggtcagaaatcatattcatattttgacgATTAATTTTCCTCACGGGCCCGCTGGAGGGCCCATCTAAGCTTAAAgggtttttaatgaaaataaatgcttATATATTAAATTACCATGTGGTAATTCCTATTGTTTAATTaatccagtgaattaaatactttacaaatgtaaataatattttattcttattttccttaTGTTTCTATGTTGCATCCAAGCAGTACTGTGAACTGAGAATGCTAACTAAAGAGTTTTTGTACTTAAAGACAGTTTATGTGTGCTTTTGTTACTAATGCTGTTAATCGTGGATTCTCGTCTTATTTCTTCGTGTTCAGATTAGCTGTGAGTCCTCTCTGCCCAGTCCTGAGAGTCGAGCGAACGCGACTCCCTCGTCCCGGCCTGAGGAGGCACTGTGGTTCACTCAAGCTCCAGCTCCTCCCCGGATGCTGAGGCCTCACGCCTCTCCGCTTCTGTCCATGGAGCTGTTTGTAACTGAGGCATACGAGAAGAGACCCGTCGGTCCGTGTGTTATCACAGCATATGACCGTGTCTACACACAGGTCCGTTATTGTCTTGTTTTTATCGTTTCATTCTCAAAGCTCtggttgtttttgtgttgttttctctcTGGCATCCCTTAAGGTCAGAGCCGATGATAGCAGCCGGAGAAACTGATATTAAACATCAGCTCATGTGATAAAAGATCTCAAGGACATGAGACTCCTGTCTCCATGTGGAGATTTCTGCAGAACGTCTGTTTTTATTAGTGAATGAAGGGCAGATTAAAAGAGCTGAAGTGTTGTCCTTACTGCATGAGAACAGATTGTGAGGAAGTTCTGTGCAAAAGATggtcatattaattaaaataacaacagtGAAAACAAGTCAAATACaagcaaataaatgtaaataaaatatttcagaatCTTGCAAACAAACAACTAGCAGCACATTTACCAATAGTGTGTACATTTCTGGTCTGCAGTTCTAAAGGTTGTGGGTTTGATACcacctgtagctcaactggtagagaacGGCACAAGCAAGAcaaagatcatgggtttgattcacaGGGCATAAACAAACTGGTCAAAACCTTGAATGCTCACTTTACAGATACAGGCAGATCAATTGAGTAACAAAAAATAAGTAAAGAAGAGTCATTAATAAGTATGAAGATTAGGGCTAAATTTATACAAGAAAAAATAGTAAACGTATTTTTAGATTTGAAGTAAAAACAAATTGTGCTAGATTTAAAGTTACAGATTTATGGTTCTAGATTTAGTCAGATtttgttttctatattttaaatcacaaatttgaAGTACTAGATTTGAAGtcacaaattattttgttttagatttaAAGTCACAGATTTTTTGTACTAGATTTGAAGTCATATTATTGGTTCTAGATTTAGTCAGATTTTTGGTTCTagatttaaattcaaatttttagTATTAGGTTTTAAGTCACATATTTTTGGTTCTAGATTTAAAGTAACAGATTTTGGGTTCTATATTTGAGGTCAGATATTTTTGGTTCTAGATTTAACGTAACAGATTTTGGGTTCTAGATTTGAAGTCAGATATTTTTGGTTCTAGATTTAAAGTCACAGATTTTGGGTTCTAGATTTGAAGTCAGATATTTTTGGTTCTAGATTTAAAGTCACAGATTTTTAGTAATAGATTTAGTCACAAATATTTAGTTCTAGATTTGAATTCGTATTATTGGTTCTAAATGTTTTCCTCTGTTTAATCAGCGAAGGTTAACAACAGTTATGGATGGTGTTAACAATTTAATattctttcttattcattttaatcatttatttttttcacatttattttattactttttattcttgttcatatTCATTATAATTcttatttcatgttcttaatagtttaacatttttatatatcttgtatttcctttaaaatgtatatgtaaagcactttgaattgcctttgtgtatgaaatgtgctatttaaataaacttgccttgttCTAGATTTGAAGTCACATACATTTTTCCCCCCGTTTTcttttgaaatgcccaattccctctagttagtaggtcctcatggtggtgcggttactcgcctcaatccgggtggtggaggacgagtcttagttgcctcctcttctgagaccgtcaatcctccttgactcgttgtgcacgacaccgcggagactcacagcatgtggaggctcatgcaactctccacgatccacacacaactcaccacacgccccattgagagaaccactaatcaccaccacgaggaggttaccccatgtggagtaccgccgctccctataagcatacTACATAGTCTGCGtatcaactccctagggggcaccatcttaccctaggagggcaccagaaagtccaccggccgCCCTTACTCGCAAGTTATACATTAATCAAGGACCCAAatcagttgcggaacacagatgatcacttcATGCTCATAACATGCGAACCCCATCAATTTATAGGGCATAGGGCATCAATTTGACCAGCGGCAGCCctgcccatgtgactctaccctccctagctaccatgccaatttggttgcttaggagacctggctggagtcactcagcacaccctggattcaaactttaGACTCCAAGAGTGGtggtcagtgtcaatactcgttAATCTACCCAAGCACCCGAAGTCAGATATTTTTCATGTTAATAGTGCTGTAAAATACAGCTCAAGTTAATCAAGTTAGTGAaatcacaaaatgaaataaaaaaatgcactCTAGGAACttgatttattaaaaaacattgtgTAAGTTCATTGTGATAGTTGTATGCCTCTGTGACATTTAATTGatcatttattgcattttattaaaagtaaaagcacacctctcctcaacatgaCACATCATTCGAGGTattttcatgtctgtagcacaaatactGCAGGAGTTACTCACTTAACATACAAAACTTAGTGTCAGatgtttgttcaaatcactaaaAATAAGCTTTAATGATGCTTGAGTTAACAAACAACACGTGTAAACTAAACACGAGTTCTCCGTGTCTGTCAGGTGTCAGTGAGTGGTGTCACAGGCGAGTCCATCAAGCTGCAGTCGTGTTGGGTTTCTCCACTCTCAGATCCACAGACCCGCAGCAGCTGGAACATCATCACAGGCTCCTGCGCCTCCGATCCATCTGTCTTACTGACCAAGAGTAAGACACGCGGCAAAATAACACACAGCACAGAACACAATGACAGCagacagtcagagagacagatGCTCCCACGCTGGAGACAGACGGGTCGTCATATCAGAGACAACAGAATGAGACGGGTTAAAGATGCGCGAACCGTCGCTGGGAGGTACAGATCGCGCGGGATGAGACAGAAGAGAGATGAGCGGGACAATGAGGGAGAAAGCGCCCTCACGCTGCGCTTTAGTTTCATCCTCAGACCCGTCTTTAACAACTCCATTCAGTTCCTGCACTGTACTCTGCGTCTGTGCGCATCAGGGGCCCAAACAGATCCGTGGCCCTCAGGGGCCACAGCTCAGACAGTTTGTGCACATGGGCCCCGAATACCTGCTTTCACACGTGCACCTGCTTCTCAACAGGTACAACACACGAGCCATAGACTTTTATAGGCTGGGAATCTAGAAGTACAATTCTCTTCTTATTTTCTAACGTAAAGTTGAAAAAGTgacatatgttttgtgttccaaaaAGACTTTAAATGAAACCgctcatatctctctctctcttgtacaGTGTGAGTACAGGAATCTCTCTCGCCCTGTTCTGGTCACGTCTCCTGTTGGCTTTCTGGCTCCTCCTGCTGGTCAGTGCTTCTCATTGCAGCTGAATGTTCATCACACGCAAATGATTTCATGGCTAAAACTAACACATGTAGTGTTTTTGCAGGTTTAATCTgtacttgtgtgtgtatgtatcagGTGATCTTGCCCAAAAGCACGCTGAGATGTCCAGACAGAGTCCCTCACATGTCGGTACGTCTTCCTCATGATGtttcaggagtgttgattattcatgtttttgagtcgttacagacattacatcagaaatttgcataataaattcagattcaaagcatcgtccaatcactgtcaatcatgttcaaataaaatgatccattataaatgttgaatctatgaactgatgatcattgagtgtccaaacatcatctgcagcctgaaactgaacttttgacttaacctccagtgtgctgtctgtctgcactggtctcagaacagttataggagagctataggatgctcccttgctccctatttagtgcagtacttaacctccagtgtgctgtctgtctgcactggtctcagaacagttataggagagctataggatgctcccttgctccctatttagtgcatgacttaacctccagtgtgctgtctgtctgcactggtctcagaacagttataggagagctataggatgctcccttgctccctatttagtgcatgacttaacctccagtgtgctgtctgtctgcactggtctcagaacagttataggagagccacgggatgctcccttgctccctatttagtgcatgacttaacctccagtgtgctgtctgtctgcactggtctcagaacagttatagagagctataggatgctcccttgctccctatttagtgaatgacttaacctccagtgtgctgtctgtctgcactggtctcagaacagttataggagagctataggatgctcccttgctccctatctactgcactacttaacctccagtgtgctgtctgtctgcactggtctcagaacagttatagagagctataggatgctcccttgctccctatttagtgcatgacttaacctccagtgtcctgtctgtctgcactggtctcagaacagttatagctataggatgctccctt comes from the Xyrauchen texanus isolate HMW12.3.18 chromosome 12, RBS_HiC_50CHRs, whole genome shotgun sequence genome and includes:
- the LOC127652420 gene encoding transforming growth factor beta receptor type 3-like, with amino-acid sequence MFHWRGCALLCLVLARVGTAASSGKLQCSMWPVGALHPVHAQLERFEAGMGCAAREGGIKETHVISVGKASNRQVTVVLRPLTRSPPVNRPVILVLSSQHPTRWVIENEGLPHNINVLVQVSLNSTAESASMSIRVTQVSSLPWRPRVLLRWILQWHATISSLTHTVHANHIYLRLGEDPNMPNECLLQSLFLSQNYLASEIQEQEVHGCMPSSDHADAEVHVIRLWSSVSGLCGSLQVEVSVSLLPPLVDSGYHSIVLILSSAVSVNWALVAPEVRGHIRVYSSNSVSLPNSRSPDLSMTSTMTSDLLSTPDLLEWADQNGFPKVTSYTEADLANRFVIQLKAVGTERRSQWTSQEDLTADRGRDALTCRCDDGALTVTVDAQMLQTLFLAVVAVTLRDRGCQAAFNGSHFLLVFPVISCGTEGDMDGVNRRVHYTNTVFLWRQKPSEGSNNGTDWDVMYDSPLSVHISCESSLPSPESRANATPSSRPEEALWFTQAPAPPRMLRPHASPLLSMELFVTEAYEKRPVGPCVITAYDRVYTQVSVSGVTGESIKLQSCWVSPLSDPQTRSSWNIITGSCASDPSVLLTKSKTRGKITHSTEHNDSRQSERQMLPRWRQTGRHIRDNRMRRVKDARTVAGRYRSRGMRQKRDERDNEGESALTLRFSFILRPVFNNSIQFLHCTLRLCASGAQTDPWPSGATAQTVCAHGPRIPAFTRAPASQQCEYRNLSRPVLVTSPVGFLAPPAGDLAQKHAEMSRQSPSHVDTGPVQVIAFVAFVMGFSLMGALWCIYTHTGRRYMTQRDRISETTEQNAAVRNMTTPLDHINSLHEIK